The following nucleotide sequence is from Brachyspira suanatina.
GTATATTATAAAAATTAAATTATAATAAAAGGAAAATTTGATGAGCAATAAAAAAGCAAAAGCTATTTTACTATTATCCGGCGGATTAGACAGTATGCTTGTAGGAGCTATACTAAAAAGAGAAAATATTGATGTTCTTGCTTTAAGATTTGTTACAGGATTGGAATATGCTGTTATAAAAGAAGAATTACTTGAAATATATAGCGAAGACCCTGCCAAAAAGGCTGCTGATTTTCTTAATATACCAATAAGATTTGTATCATTAAAAGATGTTTACTTAGATATGTTTTTAAATCCTAAATATGGATACGGAAGTTCTATTAATCCATGTTTGGACTGTCATATATTAATGCTTAAAACTGCTAAAAAAATAATGGAAGATGAAGGATTCGACTTTATAGCTACAGGCGAAGTTAAAGGACAAAGACCTATGAGTCAGAAATCGCAAGACTTAATCAATGCTATAAAAGAAAGCGGACTTGAAGGAAGATTATTAAGACCATTATCTGCCAAACTTCTGCCTATAACAAAAGCTGAAGAAGAAGGATTGATAAACAGAGAAAATCTTTATGATATATACGGAAGAAGCAGAAATGTACAAATGAAATTAGCTGAAGAGTTTGGAATAACAGACTACCCT
It contains:
- a CDS encoding thiamine biosynthesis protein, with translation MSNKKAKAILLLSGGLDSMLVGAILKRENIDVLALRFVTGLEYAVIKEELLEIYSEDPAKKAADFLNIPIRFVSLKDVYLDMFLNPKYGYGSSINPCLDCHILMLKTAKKIMEDEGFDFIATGEVKGQRPMSQKSQDLINAIKESGLEGRLLRPLSAKLLPITKAEEEGLINRENLYDIYGRSRNVQMKLAEEFGITDYPIPAGAGCAIVDKGYARRYNDLVSNNGKDILNIELMQYLAIGRHIRMNKNVKLLLGRNEKENDALEKRKRINCIVLRPNYNRGPFGYLEIYDDKSENIYNDIIYKSAMIMGYFSKEEKDTLSITASYYNDSDNKEYKSEIIEINNKESKNTKFEQIV